The proteins below are encoded in one region of Oreochromis niloticus isolate F11D_XX linkage group LG6, O_niloticus_UMD_NMBU, whole genome shotgun sequence:
- the LOC109202378 gene encoding E3 ubiquitin/ISG15 ligase TRIM25 yields MAEVDESQFSIMSLEDELTCSICLSTFDCPVTIPCGHNFCQDCLLATWKESYSCPQCRTLFATRPELKKNTVLTAVVETFKVRSSKSEPNLAAEESQVKKKEIIRCDTCMEAEASKTCFTCMASYCEEHLRPHRENPIFRPHQLSEPVGDLLERICSDHHKLKEFFCSQHDRLICSFCLQQVHKGCSFISPEEQRNLKESDLRDKLGLLNEKMEKTETVVFQINTMQSKLKDGANKRKTALAAVYQQMRDILAQDEREAQTEVDRELELGQMKLRDLMKKLDENYNKMGKAREHINKLLSQSQSMAFLQASAELPKVVKIEPQMPPINLDSRKMIAMQSFAAALRETLMEMLKQPTEARLQLFKPVMCAGQTAAVSGPARTESTGAQPELEVECCPGQSRLPESDSPGPQAQKAKKKRTRKTKTKPNESTGDIMRIKKNARSMENLLEYGVKEKPRDCSPAAEPKQKPEAPDIPPDISTAEKRSELLKYGTELTFDPRTAHKRIVLTENFTKASVSDVHINYPDCPERFAVCSQVLTSEGFSTGRHYWEVRLTNINFVGIGLAYNSIDRKGPTSRLGRNAQSWSVEWFDVGLSVWHNSSETVLVNPNPKRVGVLLDCEAGTATFYRVAERVYPFHTIKFPYPAFLEAIYPAFWIFSNGSSITFCKMQP; encoded by the exons ATGGCCGAAGTGGACGAGTCTCAGTTTTCTATCATGAGTCTGGAGGATGAGCTGACCTGCAGCATCTGTCTGAGCACCTTTGACTGTCCGGTCACCATCCCCTGCGGACACAACTTCTGCCAGGACTGCCTGCTCGCCACATGGAAGGAGTCgtacagctgccctcagtgtcGGACCCTGTTCGCCACCAGACCCGAGCTGAAGAAAAACACGGTCCTCACCGCCGTCGTGGAGACCTTTAAAGTGAGATCGAGCAAGAGCGAACCCAACCTGGCTGCAGAGGAGAGCCAAGTGAAGAAAAAGGAGATCATCCGCTGTGATACCTGCATGGAAGCAGAGGCGTCGAAGACCTGCTTCACCTGCATGGCGTCTTACTGTGAGGAGCACCTGCGCCCTCACCGGGAAAATCCCATTTTCCGTCCCCACCAGCTGAGCGAGCCTGTCGGAGACCTGTTGGAGCGCATCTGTTCCGACCACCACAAGCTGAAGGAGTTTTTCTGCAGCCAGCATGACCGTCTGATCTGCAGCTTTTGCCTTCAACAGGTCCACAAAGGATGCTCCTTCATAAGTCCGGAGGAGCAGAGGAACCTGAAAGAG TCTGACCTCAGAGACAAGTTGGGTTTGCTGAATGAGAAAATGGAGAAGACTGAAACTGTTGTGTTTCAAATAAATACCATGCAGAGCAAGCTGAAG GATGgagcaaacaaaagaaagactGCACTCGCAGCTGTCTATCAGCAGATGAGGGACATCTTGGCTCAAGATGAACGCGAGGCCCAAACTGAGGTGGACCGTGAGCTGGAGCTCGGTCAGATGAAACTTCGGGATCTCATGAAGAAGCTGGATGAAAACTATAATAAGATGGGGAAAGCCAGAGAACATatcaacaagctgctgagtcAATCACAATCCATGGCTTTTCTGCAG GCTTCAGCTGAATTGCCCAAAGTTGTAAAGATTGAGCCTCAAATGCCTCCAATCAATCTGGACTCAAGGAAGATGATAGCGATGCAGAGCTTTGCTGCAGCCCTGAGGGAGACTCTGATGGAGATGCTTAAACAGCCCACTGAGGCCAGATTACAATTATTTAAACCGGTCATGTGTGCAG GTCAAACTGCAGCTGTCTCAGGACCAGCAAGAACCGAAAGTACCGGAGCTCAGCCAGAGTTGG aaGTGGAGTGCTGTCCTGGTCAGTCCAGACTCCCCGAGTCCGACAGTCCAGGTCCTCAAGCCCAAAaagccaaaaagaaaagaactcgAA aaaccaaaacaaagccTAATGAGTCCACTGGGGACATTATGAGAATTAAGAAAAACGCCCGTTCAATGGAAAACCTGCTGGAGTATGGAGTGAAAGAGAAACCCAGAGACTGTTCTCCTGCAGCTGAACCTAAACAGAAACCAG AAGCTCCAGATATTCCCCCGGACATAAGCACAGCTGAAAAGAGAAGTGAACTTCTGAAAT ATGGCACAGAACTCACTTTCGATCCAAGGACCGCCCATAAACGCATCGTGCTGACCGAGAACTTCACTAAGGCCTCCGTGTCAGATGTGCACATAAACTACCCCGACTGCCCCGAGCGCTTCGCTGTCTGCTCCCAGGTGCTCACCTCCGAGGGTTTCTCTACAGGGCGCCATTACTGGGAAGTGCGACTGACCAACATTAACTTCGTTGGCATAGGCTTGGCTTACAACAGCATCGACCGCAAAGGCCCCACCAGTCGACTGGGCCGCAACGCCCAGTCCTGGTCCGTCGAGTGGTTTGATGTCGGCCTGTCAGTCTGGCATAACAGCAGCGAGACCGTGCTTGTTAATCCAAATCCAAAGCGCGTAGGCGTGCTGTTGGATTGCGAGGCCGGCACGGCTACGTTCTATCGCGTGGCAGAGAGGGTGTATCCCTTCCACACTATCAAGTTCCCTTACCCTGCCTTTTTAGAGGCTATCTATCCAGCCTTCTGGATTTTCTCAAATGGCTCCTCCATTACCTTTTGCAAGATGCAACCATGA
- the LOC106098454 gene encoding E3 ubiquitin/ISG15 ligase TRIM25 isoform X1: MAEVDESQFSIMSLEDELTCSICLSTFDCPVTIPCGHNFCQDCLLASWEDSYSCPQCRTVFDTKPELKKNTVLIAVVETFKLRSSKSEDNLNEEESEEERGEESEEERGEESEEERGEESEEASEGESEEESEEGSEEVSEEESEEEREEESEAEKDDVIRCDTCMEAEASKTCLTCMASYCEEHLRPHRENPVFHLHELSEPVGDLSERICSDHHKLMEFFCSQHDRLICSFCLQHIHKGCSFLTPEEQRNLKESDLRDKLGLLNEKMEKTENVVFQMNNMQSKLKDGANKRKMALAAVYQQMRDILAQDEREAQTEVDRELELGQMKLRDLTKKFDENYNRMGKARDDINKLLSQSQTSAFLQASVVLPKVVKFEPHVPRITLDSKKVIATQSFAAALRETLMEMLKEPVEARLPFFKADLNAGTGAFGDSGEKAAPVSRPERAGGTESQANSAAPQQTSNPTFQSPPIQPYYQPVPIPVFIRPQQRWNPPHYPQAQPRLQHFGQPRFYAQQKTTQDRKPHSAPGGGKPAGKGSDFTKKDKPKGYAPSEKSNPDRRPHSAAGGHKPSGSGKGSDFTKKDKSKDKPKGHPPSEKSNPDRRPHSAAGGHKSSGSGKGSDFTKKDKPKGHASSGTQHSRPHKNQK, encoded by the exons ATGGCCGAAGTGGACGAGTCTCAGTTTTCTATCATGAGTCTGGAGGATGAGCTGACCTGCAGCATCTGTCTGAGCACCTTTGACTGTCCGGTCACTATCCCCTGCGGACACAACTTCTGCCAGGACTGCCTGCTCGCCAGCTGGGAGGACTCgtacagctgccctcagtgtcGGACCGTGTTCGACACCAAACCCGAGCTGAAGAAAAACACGGTCCTCATCGCCGTCGTGGAGACCTTTAAATTGAGATCGAGCAAGAGCGAAGACAACCTGAATGAAGAGGAGAGCGAAGAGGAGAGAGGCGAGGAGAGcgaagaggagagaggagaggagagcgaagaagagagaggagaggagagcgaAGAAGCGAGCGAAGGGGAGAGCGAAGAAGAGAGCGAAGAGGGGAGCGAAGAAGTGAGTGAAGAGGAGAGCgaagaagagagagaagaagagagcgAAGCGGAGAAAGACGATGTCATCCGCTGTGATACCTGCATGGAAGCAGAAGCATCGAAGACCTGCCTCACCTGCATGGCGTCTTACTGTGAGGAGCACCTGCGCCCTCACCGGGAAAACCCCGTCTTCCATCTCCACGAGCTGAGCGAGCCTGTCGGGGACCTGTCGGAGCGCATCTGCTCCGACCACCACAAGCTGATGGAGTTCTTCTGCAGCCAGCATGACCGTCTGATTTGCAGCTTCTGCCTCCAGCATATCCACAAAGGATGCTCCTTCCTAACTCCGGAGGAGCAGAGGAACCTGAAAGAG TCTGACCTCAGAGACAAGTTGGGTTTGCTGAACGAGAAAATGGAGAAGactgaaaatgttgtgtttcAAATGAACAACATGCAGAGCAAGCTGAAG GATGgagcaaacaaaagaaagatGGCACTCGCAGCTGTTTATCAGCAGATGAGGGACATCTTGGCTCAAGATGAACGCGAGGCCCAAACTGAGGTGGACCGTGAGCTGGAGCTCGGTCAGATGAAACTTCGGGATCTCACAAAGAAGTTCGATGAAAACTATAATAGGATGGGAAAAGCCAGAGACGATatcaacaagctgctgagtcAATCCCAAACCTCGGCTTTTCTACAG GCTTCAGTTGTGTTGCCCAAAGTTGTAAAGTTTGAGCCTCACGTGCCTCGAATCACCCTGGACTCCAAGAAGGTGATAGCGACGCAGAgctttgctgcagctctgaggGAGACTCTGATGGAGATGCTTAAAGAGCCAGTTGAGGCCAGATTACCATTCTTTAAAGCAG ATCTTAACGCTGGCACTGGTGCATTTGGGGATTCTG GTGAGAAAGCAGCTCCTGTCTCCAGACCAGAAAGAGCTGGAGGTACTGAATCCCAGGCAAATTCTG CAGCGCCTCAGCAGACAAGCAACCCCACGTTCCAAAGTCCACCCATCCAGCCATACTACCAGCCGGTTCCTATCCCTGTTTTTATTAGACCACAGCAAAGATGGAATCCACCCCATTATCCACAGGCCCAACCTCGATTGCAACATTTTGGGCAACCTCGATTTTATGCCCAACAAAAGACAA CTCAAGACAGAAAGCCGCACAGTGCTCCTGGAGGAGGTAAACCAGCCGGGAAAGGATCTGATTTCACCAAGAAAGATAAACCCAAAGGCTATGCTCCTTCTGAGAAATCAA ATCCAGACAGGAGGCCGCACAGCGCTGCTGGAGGGCACAAGCCTTCAGGATCTGGGAAAGGATCTGATTTCACCAAGAAAGATAAATCTAAAGATAAGCCCAAAGGCCATCCTCCTTCTGAGAAATCAA ATCCAGACAGGAGGCCGCACAGCGCTGCTGGAGGGCATAAGTCTTCAGGATCTGGGAAAGGATCTGATTTCACCAAGAAAGATAAACCCAAAGGCCATGCTTCTTCAGGCACACAACACTCACGTCCGCATAAAAATCAGAAGTAG
- the LOC106098454 gene encoding E3 ubiquitin/ISG15 ligase TRIM25 isoform X3: protein MAEVDESQFSIMSLEDELTCSICLSTFDCPVTIPCGHNFCQDCLLASWEDSYSCPQCRTVFDTKPELKKNTVLIAVVETFKLRSSKSEDNLNEEESEEERGEESEEERGEESEEERGEESEEASEGESEEESEEGSEEVSEEESEEEREEESEAEKDDVIRCDTCMEAEASKTCLTCMASYCEEHLRPHRENPVFHLHELSEPVGDLSERICSDHHKLMEFFCSQHDRLICSFCLQHIHKGCSFLTPEEQRNLKESDLRDKLGLLNEKMEKTENVVFQMNNMQSKLKDGANKRKMALAAVYQQMRDILAQDEREAQTEVDRELELGQMKLRDLTKKFDENYNRMGKARDDINKLLSQSQTSAFLQASVVLPKVVKFEPHVPRITLDSKKVIATQSFAAALRETLMEMLKEPVEARLPFFKADLNAGTGAFGDSGEKAAPVSRPERAGGTESQANSAAPQQTSNPTFQSPPIQPYYQPVPIPVFIRPQQRWNPPHYPQAQPRLQHFGQPRFYAQQKTTQDRKPHSAPGGGKPAGKGSDFTKKDKPKGYAPSEKSNPDRRPHSAAGGHKSSGSGKGSDFTKKDKPKGHASSGTQHSRPHKNQK from the exons ATGGCCGAAGTGGACGAGTCTCAGTTTTCTATCATGAGTCTGGAGGATGAGCTGACCTGCAGCATCTGTCTGAGCACCTTTGACTGTCCGGTCACTATCCCCTGCGGACACAACTTCTGCCAGGACTGCCTGCTCGCCAGCTGGGAGGACTCgtacagctgccctcagtgtcGGACCGTGTTCGACACCAAACCCGAGCTGAAGAAAAACACGGTCCTCATCGCCGTCGTGGAGACCTTTAAATTGAGATCGAGCAAGAGCGAAGACAACCTGAATGAAGAGGAGAGCGAAGAGGAGAGAGGCGAGGAGAGcgaagaggagagaggagaggagagcgaagaagagagaggagaggagagcgaAGAAGCGAGCGAAGGGGAGAGCGAAGAAGAGAGCGAAGAGGGGAGCGAAGAAGTGAGTGAAGAGGAGAGCgaagaagagagagaagaagagagcgAAGCGGAGAAAGACGATGTCATCCGCTGTGATACCTGCATGGAAGCAGAAGCATCGAAGACCTGCCTCACCTGCATGGCGTCTTACTGTGAGGAGCACCTGCGCCCTCACCGGGAAAACCCCGTCTTCCATCTCCACGAGCTGAGCGAGCCTGTCGGGGACCTGTCGGAGCGCATCTGCTCCGACCACCACAAGCTGATGGAGTTCTTCTGCAGCCAGCATGACCGTCTGATTTGCAGCTTCTGCCTCCAGCATATCCACAAAGGATGCTCCTTCCTAACTCCGGAGGAGCAGAGGAACCTGAAAGAG TCTGACCTCAGAGACAAGTTGGGTTTGCTGAACGAGAAAATGGAGAAGactgaaaatgttgtgtttcAAATGAACAACATGCAGAGCAAGCTGAAG GATGgagcaaacaaaagaaagatGGCACTCGCAGCTGTTTATCAGCAGATGAGGGACATCTTGGCTCAAGATGAACGCGAGGCCCAAACTGAGGTGGACCGTGAGCTGGAGCTCGGTCAGATGAAACTTCGGGATCTCACAAAGAAGTTCGATGAAAACTATAATAGGATGGGAAAAGCCAGAGACGATatcaacaagctgctgagtcAATCCCAAACCTCGGCTTTTCTACAG GCTTCAGTTGTGTTGCCCAAAGTTGTAAAGTTTGAGCCTCACGTGCCTCGAATCACCCTGGACTCCAAGAAGGTGATAGCGACGCAGAgctttgctgcagctctgaggGAGACTCTGATGGAGATGCTTAAAGAGCCAGTTGAGGCCAGATTACCATTCTTTAAAGCAG ATCTTAACGCTGGCACTGGTGCATTTGGGGATTCTG GTGAGAAAGCAGCTCCTGTCTCCAGACCAGAAAGAGCTGGAGGTACTGAATCCCAGGCAAATTCTG CAGCGCCTCAGCAGACAAGCAACCCCACGTTCCAAAGTCCACCCATCCAGCCATACTACCAGCCGGTTCCTATCCCTGTTTTTATTAGACCACAGCAAAGATGGAATCCACCCCATTATCCACAGGCCCAACCTCGATTGCAACATTTTGGGCAACCTCGATTTTATGCCCAACAAAAGACAA CTCAAGACAGAAAGCCGCACAGTGCTCCTGGAGGAGGTAAACCAGCCGGGAAAGGATCTGATTTCACCAAGAAAGATAAACCCAAAGGCTATGCTCCTTCTGAGAAATCAA ATCCAGACAGGAGGCCGCACAGCGCTGCTGGAGGGCATAAGTCTTCAGGATCTGGGAAAGGATCTGATTTCACCAAGAAAGATAAACCCAAAGGCCATGCTTCTTCAGGCACACAACACTCACGTCCGCATAAAAATCAGAAGTAG
- the LOC106098454 gene encoding E3 ubiquitin/ISG15 ligase TRIM25 isoform X2: MAEVDESQFSIMSLEDELTCSICLSTFDCPVTIPCGHNFCQDCLLASWEDSYSCPQCRTVFDTKPELKKNTVLIAVVETFKLRSSKSEDNLNEEESEEERGEESEEERGEESEEERGEESEEASEGESEEESEEGSEEVSEEESEEEREEESEAEKDDVIRCDTCMEAEASKTCLTCMASYCEEHLRPHRENPVFHLHELSEPVGDLSERICSDHHKLMEFFCSQHDRLICSFCLQHIHKGCSFLTPEEQRNLKESDLRDKLGLLNEKMEKTENVVFQMNNMQSKLKDGANKRKMALAAVYQQMRDILAQDEREAQTEVDRELELGQMKLRDLTKKFDENYNRMGKARDDINKLLSQSQTSAFLQASVVLPKVVKFEPHVPRITLDSKKVIATQSFAAALRETLMEMLKEPVEARLPFFKADLNAGTGAFGDSGEKAAPVSRPERAGGTESQANSAPQQTSNPTFQSPPIQPYYQPVPIPVFIRPQQRWNPPHYPQAQPRLQHFGQPRFYAQQKTTQDRKPHSAPGGGKPAGKGSDFTKKDKPKGYAPSEKSNPDRRPHSAAGGHKPSGSGKGSDFTKKDKSKDKPKGHPPSEKSNPDRRPHSAAGGHKSSGSGKGSDFTKKDKPKGHASSGTQHSRPHKNQK; this comes from the exons ATGGCCGAAGTGGACGAGTCTCAGTTTTCTATCATGAGTCTGGAGGATGAGCTGACCTGCAGCATCTGTCTGAGCACCTTTGACTGTCCGGTCACTATCCCCTGCGGACACAACTTCTGCCAGGACTGCCTGCTCGCCAGCTGGGAGGACTCgtacagctgccctcagtgtcGGACCGTGTTCGACACCAAACCCGAGCTGAAGAAAAACACGGTCCTCATCGCCGTCGTGGAGACCTTTAAATTGAGATCGAGCAAGAGCGAAGACAACCTGAATGAAGAGGAGAGCGAAGAGGAGAGAGGCGAGGAGAGcgaagaggagagaggagaggagagcgaagaagagagaggagaggagagcgaAGAAGCGAGCGAAGGGGAGAGCGAAGAAGAGAGCGAAGAGGGGAGCGAAGAAGTGAGTGAAGAGGAGAGCgaagaagagagagaagaagagagcgAAGCGGAGAAAGACGATGTCATCCGCTGTGATACCTGCATGGAAGCAGAAGCATCGAAGACCTGCCTCACCTGCATGGCGTCTTACTGTGAGGAGCACCTGCGCCCTCACCGGGAAAACCCCGTCTTCCATCTCCACGAGCTGAGCGAGCCTGTCGGGGACCTGTCGGAGCGCATCTGCTCCGACCACCACAAGCTGATGGAGTTCTTCTGCAGCCAGCATGACCGTCTGATTTGCAGCTTCTGCCTCCAGCATATCCACAAAGGATGCTCCTTCCTAACTCCGGAGGAGCAGAGGAACCTGAAAGAG TCTGACCTCAGAGACAAGTTGGGTTTGCTGAACGAGAAAATGGAGAAGactgaaaatgttgtgtttcAAATGAACAACATGCAGAGCAAGCTGAAG GATGgagcaaacaaaagaaagatGGCACTCGCAGCTGTTTATCAGCAGATGAGGGACATCTTGGCTCAAGATGAACGCGAGGCCCAAACTGAGGTGGACCGTGAGCTGGAGCTCGGTCAGATGAAACTTCGGGATCTCACAAAGAAGTTCGATGAAAACTATAATAGGATGGGAAAAGCCAGAGACGATatcaacaagctgctgagtcAATCCCAAACCTCGGCTTTTCTACAG GCTTCAGTTGTGTTGCCCAAAGTTGTAAAGTTTGAGCCTCACGTGCCTCGAATCACCCTGGACTCCAAGAAGGTGATAGCGACGCAGAgctttgctgcagctctgaggGAGACTCTGATGGAGATGCTTAAAGAGCCAGTTGAGGCCAGATTACCATTCTTTAAAGCAG ATCTTAACGCTGGCACTGGTGCATTTGGGGATTCTG GTGAGAAAGCAGCTCCTGTCTCCAGACCAGAAAGAGCTGGAGGTACTGAATCCCAGGCAAATTCTG CGCCTCAGCAGACAAGCAACCCCACGTTCCAAAGTCCACCCATCCAGCCATACTACCAGCCGGTTCCTATCCCTGTTTTTATTAGACCACAGCAAAGATGGAATCCACCCCATTATCCACAGGCCCAACCTCGATTGCAACATTTTGGGCAACCTCGATTTTATGCCCAACAAAAGACAA CTCAAGACAGAAAGCCGCACAGTGCTCCTGGAGGAGGTAAACCAGCCGGGAAAGGATCTGATTTCACCAAGAAAGATAAACCCAAAGGCTATGCTCCTTCTGAGAAATCAA ATCCAGACAGGAGGCCGCACAGCGCTGCTGGAGGGCACAAGCCTTCAGGATCTGGGAAAGGATCTGATTTCACCAAGAAAGATAAATCTAAAGATAAGCCCAAAGGCCATCCTCCTTCTGAGAAATCAA ATCCAGACAGGAGGCCGCACAGCGCTGCTGGAGGGCATAAGTCTTCAGGATCTGGGAAAGGATCTGATTTCACCAAGAAAGATAAACCCAAAGGCCATGCTTCTTCAGGCACACAACACTCACGTCCGCATAAAAATCAGAAGTAG